The following are encoded in a window of Halosolutus halophilus genomic DNA:
- the glmM gene encoding phosphoglucosamine mutase yields the protein MFGTSGIRGTVGDEVTAALALGVGRAVASDGYDRVVVGRDVRESGVVLADALTAGLRECGAAVLDAGVAPTPTIARAVSWADADAGVVVTASHNPAPDNGLKLWSASGKAFDPDQREAIARRVEREEYDLQPWDGHGSIEPFADATDRHATALRDAVSIDDPPSVVVDVGNGTGGITARVLADLGCDVVTLNGQRDGSFPGRPSEPTRETLTDLASLVDSTDAQLGIAHDGDADRMLAVDETGAFVPKDVLLALFAHEAASDGDAVAAPVDTSMAVDDALTGVGASVRRTQVGDVFVADRTTDPDVVFGGEPSGAWIWPDETLCPDGPLAACKLVELVADRGPLSALVGDVETYPIRRASIEVADKGAVMNRVSQRVRDRYEDVDTLDGVYVDLDEGWILLRASGTEPVVRITAEARSEARAEQLEANAVEILERAIEADS from the coding sequence ATGTTCGGAACGAGCGGTATCCGTGGCACCGTTGGAGACGAGGTAACGGCAGCCCTCGCGCTCGGCGTGGGGCGCGCCGTCGCGTCCGACGGCTACGATCGGGTCGTCGTCGGGCGGGACGTTCGAGAGAGCGGTGTCGTCCTGGCCGACGCACTGACCGCCGGACTCCGGGAGTGCGGAGCGGCGGTCCTCGACGCGGGCGTCGCGCCGACGCCGACGATCGCGAGAGCCGTCTCGTGGGCCGACGCCGACGCGGGCGTCGTCGTCACGGCCTCGCACAATCCGGCGCCGGACAACGGGCTCAAACTCTGGTCCGCCTCCGGTAAGGCGTTCGACCCGGACCAGCGCGAGGCGATCGCACGGCGCGTCGAACGCGAGGAGTACGACCTGCAACCCTGGGACGGCCACGGATCGATCGAACCGTTCGCGGACGCGACCGATCGCCACGCGACGGCACTGAGAGACGCCGTCTCGATCGACGACCCGCCGAGCGTCGTCGTCGACGTCGGAAACGGGACCGGCGGAATTACCGCCCGCGTCCTCGCCGACCTCGGCTGCGACGTCGTCACGCTGAACGGGCAGCGAGACGGGAGTTTTCCCGGGCGGCCGAGCGAACCGACGCGGGAGACGCTGACCGATCTCGCCTCGCTCGTCGACTCGACCGACGCGCAACTCGGGATCGCCCACGACGGCGACGCCGATCGGATGCTGGCCGTCGACGAGACCGGTGCGTTCGTCCCGAAAGACGTGCTCCTCGCGCTGTTCGCGCATGAAGCCGCGAGCGACGGCGACGCCGTCGCCGCGCCGGTCGATACGAGCATGGCCGTCGACGATGCCCTGACCGGCGTCGGCGCGTCGGTGCGACGAACGCAGGTCGGCGACGTCTTCGTGGCCGATCGAACCACGGACCCGGACGTCGTCTTCGGCGGCGAACCGAGCGGCGCGTGGATCTGGCCCGACGAGACGCTGTGTCCGGACGGGCCGCTCGCGGCGTGCAAACTCGTCGAACTCGTCGCCGATCGGGGGCCGCTCTCCGCGCTCGTCGGCGACGTCGAGACCTACCCCATCCGCCGCGCGTCGATCGAGGTCGCGGACAAGGGTGCCGTGATGAACCGGGTCAGCCAGCGCGTCCGCGATCGGTACGAGGACGTGGATACGCTCGACGGGGTCTACGTCGACCTCGACGAGGGGTGGATCCTCCTGCGGGCGAGCGGGACCGAACCCGTCGTTCGGATCACGGCCGAAGCGCGATCCGAAGCGCGAGCCGAACAACTCGAAGCGAACGCCGTCGAGATTCTCGAGCGCGCGATCGAAGCGGATTCGTGA
- a CDS encoding alkaline phosphatase family protein: protein MTRTFRRDDAASTRSTATESNGLETLLVGIDAGCLPVFERLFDDDRIPTIERLCSEGVAAPLESQIPPWTPSAWPSIYTGVNPGKHGAIGFVGYDGYDWHVTSNEDVHEHPLWTLLDRRDRSSVVVNAPVTHPPDEFDGAVIPGFLGPEDPTCHPEGLLDEVRDAIGDYRVYPNYTRDDDSLSDVAKIEEYRTLIRMRGEAFRYLVDEYDPDFGFLQFQKTDTVFHEFDGDQEHVERVYETVDQQIAATLEACDPDRVFLVSDHGMGPYDGYEFRINEFLRDEGYLETTTGGKGMPSWTPMRRRLREGEACESWEPGPAARAASIAARFGVTARRIRTALERVGLADLAIEYAPGGVSRTANEQVDFAGSKAYVRARTELGVRINLEGRDPAGVVAPEEYEELREDLIRALQAVETPDGDPFFETVAPRERYFHGDTVDDTVDVVTIPADFEHVLTEQIGLGDYFGPAEPWNHKLDGVFVATGEGIDEDAAIDRAHIFDVAPTVMAAMGVPYSDRMDGSVVPVVDPIESASYPPYDAETDGERPEPDAEVTDRLADLGYMN, encoded by the coding sequence ATGACCCGGACGTTCCGACGAGACGACGCTGCATCGACCAGGAGTACCGCGACCGAATCGAACGGGCTGGAGACGCTACTCGTCGGGATCGACGCGGGCTGTCTACCCGTCTTCGAGCGACTGTTCGACGACGATCGAATCCCGACCATCGAGCGACTGTGTTCGGAGGGTGTCGCGGCACCGCTCGAATCGCAGATCCCGCCGTGGACGCCGAGCGCCTGGCCGTCGATCTACACCGGAGTCAACCCCGGAAAACACGGGGCGATCGGCTTCGTCGGGTACGACGGTTACGACTGGCACGTGACGAGCAACGAGGACGTCCACGAGCATCCGCTGTGGACCCTGCTCGATCGCCGCGATCGGTCGAGCGTCGTGGTCAACGCGCCAGTCACGCACCCGCCGGACGAGTTCGACGGGGCCGTGATCCCCGGCTTCCTCGGCCCCGAGGATCCGACCTGTCACCCCGAGGGACTGCTCGACGAGGTTCGCGACGCGATCGGCGACTACCGGGTCTATCCGAACTACACACGTGACGACGACTCGCTGTCGGACGTCGCGAAGATCGAGGAGTACCGGACCCTGATCCGGATGCGCGGCGAGGCGTTTCGCTACCTCGTCGACGAGTACGACCCCGATTTCGGGTTTCTCCAGTTCCAGAAGACCGACACAGTGTTCCACGAGTTCGACGGCGACCAGGAGCACGTCGAACGCGTCTACGAGACGGTCGACCAGCAGATCGCGGCGACGCTCGAGGCCTGTGACCCGGACCGCGTCTTCCTCGTGAGCGATCACGGGATGGGGCCGTACGACGGCTACGAGTTCCGGATCAACGAGTTCCTCCGCGACGAGGGCTACCTCGAGACGACGACGGGCGGCAAAGGGATGCCGTCGTGGACGCCGATGCGCAGACGGCTTCGCGAGGGCGAAGCGTGCGAGAGCTGGGAACCCGGACCGGCCGCGCGTGCGGCCTCGATCGCCGCCCGGTTCGGCGTCACCGCCCGCCGAATCAGGACCGCCCTCGAGCGGGTCGGCCTGGCCGACCTCGCGATCGAGTACGCGCCGGGCGGCGTCTCGCGGACGGCGAACGAACAGGTCGACTTCGCCGGATCGAAAGCATACGTGCGTGCACGGACCGAACTCGGCGTTCGGATCAACCTCGAGGGACGGGACCCGGCGGGCGTCGTTGCGCCCGAGGAGTACGAGGAACTCCGGGAGGACCTCATCCGGGCGTTACAGGCGGTCGAAACGCCCGACGGAGACCCGTTTTTCGAGACGGTCGCGCCGCGAGAACGGTACTTCCACGGGGACACGGTCGACGATACCGTCGACGTCGTCACGATTCCCGCCGACTTCGAGCACGTGCTCACCGAGCAGATCGGACTCGGCGACTACTTCGGGCCGGCCGAACCCTGGAATCACAAACTCGACGGGGTCTTCGTGGCGACGGGCGAGGGAATCGACGAGGACGCCGCGATCGATCGGGCGCACATCTTCGACGTCGCGCCGACGGTCATGGCCGCGATGGGGGTTCCCTACAGCGATCGCATGGACGGGAGCGTCGTCCCAGTCGTCGACCCGATCGAATCGGCGTCTTATCCCCCCTACGATGCCGAAACCGACGGCGAGCGACCGGAACCGGACGCGGAAGTGACCGATCGACTGGCCGACCTCGGCTATATGAACTGA
- a CDS encoding helix-turn-helix domain-containing protein, producing MGFIAEVHLVHDELPLGPTIERCPGVTFRYEYGATANGKRLHFVSAFSDEYEAIEEAMAVDPTVAGRTRVAAFENRTIYRVTVETALEVVPSQCAEHGVFVFSVTSAQEGWIARVHLPDRDALTAFQTCYRDQGISFRMTQLYDSSVSDDRTYFLTDRQRDILTMAYYAGYYEVPREITQDDLADRLEISDSAVSQRLRRAVSELIAATIEHEHSPDEVG from the coding sequence ATGGGATTTATTGCAGAAGTCCACCTCGTCCACGACGAACTGCCGCTGGGGCCGACGATCGAGCGGTGTCCCGGTGTGACGTTCAGATACGAGTACGGAGCGACGGCCAACGGGAAACGACTGCACTTCGTCTCCGCCTTCAGCGACGAGTACGAGGCCATCGAGGAGGCGATGGCGGTCGATCCGACCGTCGCGGGCAGAACTCGCGTCGCCGCGTTCGAGAACCGGACGATCTACCGCGTCACGGTCGAGACCGCTCTCGAGGTCGTCCCCAGCCAGTGCGCCGAGCACGGGGTGTTCGTCTTTTCCGTCACGAGCGCCCAGGAGGGGTGGATAGCGCGGGTTCACCTCCCGGATCGCGACGCGCTGACCGCGTTTCAGACGTGCTATCGCGACCAGGGAATCTCGTTTCGAATGACCCAGCTGTACGACTCATCGGTGTCCGACGACAGGACCTACTTCCTGACCGACCGACAGCGCGACATCCTCACGATGGCGTACTACGCCGGGTACTACGAGGTTCCACGAGAGATCACGCAGGACGACCTCGCCGATCGACTCGAGATTTCGGATTCGGCGGTCTCCCAGCGGCTTCGACGCGCCGTCTCGGAGTTGATCGCCGCAACGATCGAGCACGAACACTCGCCCGACGAGGTCGGGTGA
- a CDS encoding right-handed parallel beta-helix repeat-containing protein, producing the protein MAAAGAAGVGLTSTASASSTSDPYAHYYDEYENVVDVVEAGADDTGRESITPVLEAERADNTLFVFPEGRYFMDEQFRFTGFENVGFVGDDATLVPADYYAFDGPQYRLFRLGVSYSPGRRLRFEGFDVDQEAPDTGIRTIEAYASDRLEVRDITVYGQHDSGTWGPGMFNVTDPDGWGIVERFRAPDGGEWVENTPNDGNRWRGPIGIEANQNVGMLEFRRCWLGAFPNNGLYAAGGDGEIIVHGGLYRNSNGANIRVGGRGSEVRWPTVEIDDTRPQDRSQRGLRIENGRNITVHGAAIEITSPKPTSHAISVMNTCESARIENTRLQLQGSDVNHGIVVSPEAGETTIVDTEITHETAGGYPLWIRDSDRTEQVLAEYLTISGRAGDESGFRDGIRCERDNCRFSHVDVTQYGRDGVDRNAIVNTASDLTVYECDLRASQYPYIDVGTDAVVRDSVLESSGNHEAVCLYSSSTNPAFKKNRLVDGIRDLGASSVTVWKNAYE; encoded by the coding sequence ATGGCGGCTGCTGGGGCAGCCGGCGTCGGACTGACCTCGACCGCGAGCGCGTCGTCGACATCGGATCCGTACGCGCACTACTACGACGAGTACGAGAACGTGGTCGACGTCGTCGAGGCCGGGGCGGACGACACCGGACGGGAATCGATTACGCCCGTGCTCGAGGCCGAGCGGGCCGACAATACGCTGTTCGTGTTTCCCGAGGGCCGGTATTTCATGGACGAGCAGTTCAGGTTCACCGGGTTCGAGAACGTCGGCTTCGTCGGCGACGACGCGACGCTGGTCCCGGCCGACTACTACGCGTTCGACGGCCCGCAGTACCGCCTGTTCCGCCTCGGCGTGTCGTACAGCCCCGGCCGACGGCTCCGGTTCGAGGGGTTCGACGTCGATCAAGAGGCACCCGACACGGGAATCCGGACGATCGAGGCCTACGCTTCCGATCGACTCGAGGTGCGCGATATCACCGTTTACGGCCAGCACGATAGCGGCACCTGGGGGCCGGGAATGTTCAACGTCACCGACCCCGACGGCTGGGGGATCGTCGAACGGTTCCGGGCACCGGACGGCGGCGAGTGGGTCGAAAACACCCCGAACGACGGAAACCGGTGGCGCGGCCCGATCGGTATCGAGGCCAACCAAAACGTGGGGATGCTCGAGTTCCGACGCTGTTGGCTCGGGGCGTTCCCGAACAACGGGCTCTACGCGGCCGGCGGCGACGGGGAGATCATCGTCCACGGCGGACTCTACAGGAACAGCAACGGCGCGAACATTCGCGTCGGCGGTCGCGGCAGCGAAGTCCGCTGGCCGACCGTCGAGATCGACGACACGCGCCCGCAGGATCGATCCCAGCGCGGGCTCCGGATCGAGAACGGCCGGAACATCACCGTCCACGGTGCGGCGATCGAGATTACGTCGCCGAAACCGACCAGTCACGCAATCTCGGTGATGAACACGTGCGAGAGCGCGCGGATCGAGAACACGCGCCTGCAACTCCAGGGATCGGACGTGAACCACGGGATCGTCGTCTCCCCCGAGGCCGGCGAGACGACGATCGTCGACACCGAGATCACGCACGAGACGGCGGGCGGCTATCCGCTGTGGATCCGGGATAGCGATCGAACGGAGCAGGTGCTCGCCGAGTACCTCACGATCTCCGGCCGCGCGGGTGACGAGAGCGGCTTCCGCGACGGCATCCGCTGTGAGCGGGACAACTGCCGCTTCAGCCACGTCGACGTCACGCAGTACGGACGCGACGGTGTCGACCGGAACGCGATCGTCAACACGGCTTCGGACCTGACGGTCTACGAATGCGACCTCCGCGCGAGCCAGTATCCGTACATCGACGTCGGAACCGACGCGGTCGTTCGCGACTCGGTTCTCGAATCGTCCGGGAACCACGAGGCCGTCTGTCTCTACTCCTCGTCGACGAACCCGGCGTTCAAGAAGAACCGTCTCGTCGACGGGATCCGCGACCTCGGCGCGAGCAGCGTCACGGTCTGGAAGAACGCCTACGAGTGA
- a CDS encoding flippase codes for MNRSIASGVFSVVSAKLIVLVVTTVSTPLLYRFLGASAFGEYAFLLSVFAIYMIFVSSGITDGVRKFLAEDRGEANWSEHVVGFYFRLAVLLAVIGALVLVLATQFGLVALAFGSEVTPYFYVLAVLVISAQFRDYTRKTLMGFGLERYSEPLKILDKFGFVAIAIPLTYVGFGVMGALAGHLVASLLVTAVGLALVHRRVSLSCVFSRPPNRFPRRKMLTFNSLNIALVFLLMSLYHIDIVMLQRFSESSAVGNYRAALTLAEFLWFVPLAIQTVFVHSTSELWSQNRHREISALASRTTRYTFLLTAVMAVGLAALADVAVPIYFGDEAVPAIEPLLLLLPGALGFALARPILAVSQGNGALRYPIAATGSAAVINVVLNVALIPRYGMHGAAVATSVGYGSMFVFHCWTARLVGFDPLADARLGRVVLTTVLAAVPIVTLSTAITNPWVALAVVPPIGFVVFLAFALFVGALDPAEPFEILSTFPDPIGTKANAIHRRLEGVGNDGSSRDWVQSLLVLAGLSLFVSGLALGILDPGVQHVLP; via the coding sequence GTGAACCGGAGTATCGCGAGCGGCGTGTTCTCGGTCGTCAGTGCGAAGCTCATCGTACTCGTCGTTACTACCGTCTCCACGCCGCTTCTGTACCGGTTTCTCGGCGCATCGGCCTTCGGTGAGTACGCGTTCTTGCTCTCCGTCTTCGCGATCTACATGATCTTCGTCAGTTCCGGGATCACGGACGGCGTCCGGAAGTTCCTCGCCGAGGATCGCGGCGAGGCGAACTGGAGCGAACACGTCGTCGGCTTCTACTTCCGGCTGGCGGTTCTCCTCGCCGTCATCGGCGCGCTCGTGCTCGTCCTCGCGACCCAGTTCGGACTCGTCGCACTCGCGTTCGGGTCGGAGGTGACCCCCTACTTCTACGTCCTCGCCGTGCTCGTGATCTCGGCGCAGTTCCGCGACTACACCCGGAAGACGCTCATGGGTTTCGGGCTCGAGCGGTACTCGGAACCGCTGAAGATCCTCGACAAGTTCGGCTTCGTCGCGATCGCGATCCCGCTGACCTACGTCGGATTCGGTGTCATGGGTGCGCTCGCGGGCCACCTGGTCGCGAGTCTACTCGTCACCGCCGTCGGACTGGCACTCGTTCACCGCCGGGTCTCGCTGTCGTGCGTCTTCAGCCGCCCGCCAAACCGGTTTCCGCGCCGGAAGATGCTCACGTTCAACTCGCTGAACATCGCGCTCGTGTTCCTGCTGATGTCGCTGTACCACATCGACATCGTGATGCTCCAGCGGTTCAGCGAGAGTTCCGCCGTGGGGAACTACCGGGCGGCGCTCACGCTCGCAGAATTCCTCTGGTTCGTCCCGCTGGCGATCCAGACGGTGTTCGTCCACTCGACGTCCGAACTGTGGTCGCAGAACCGGCACCGCGAGATTTCCGCGCTGGCGTCCCGGACGACGCGGTACACGTTCCTGCTGACGGCCGTCATGGCGGTGGGTCTCGCGGCCCTGGCGGACGTCGCCGTGCCGATCTACTTCGGCGACGAGGCGGTTCCGGCGATCGAACCCCTCCTGCTGTTGCTCCCGGGAGCGCTCGGCTTCGCGCTCGCACGACCGATCCTCGCCGTCTCGCAGGGGAACGGGGCACTCCGATATCCGATCGCGGCCACCGGTAGCGCGGCCGTCATCAACGTCGTGCTCAACGTCGCGCTCATCCCGCGCTACGGGATGCACGGTGCGGCCGTTGCGACCAGCGTGGGATACGGTTCCATGTTCGTCTTTCACTGCTGGACCGCTCGACTCGTCGGCTTCGACCCCCTCGCGGACGCACGGCTCGGTCGAGTGGTCCTGACGACCGTCCTCGCGGCCGTCCCCATCGTCACCCTCTCGACCGCGATCACGAACCCCTGGGTCGCACTCGCAGTCGTCCCGCCGATCGGGTTCGTCGTCTTCCTGGCCTTCGCCCTGTTCGTCGGCGCACTGGATCCGGCAGAACCGTTCGAAATTCTGTCGACCTTCCCGGACCCGATCGGGACGAAGGCGAACGCGATCCACCGGCGGCTCGAGGGCGTCGGGAACGACGGATCCTCGCGCGACTGGGTACAGAGCCTGCTGGTTCTCGCCGGGCTCTCCCTGTTCGTCTCCGGCCTCGCCCTCGGGATACTGGACCCCGGCGTCCAGCACGTGCTGCCGTGA
- a CDS encoding universal stress protein, with the protein MGNPHGPSQTDLLAHVLVPVANEDDAEKTAMALEPYDPDHVTALHVVEKGEGVPDKTPVEQSEELAAESYAAVRRVFPDADDHTAYARDIVGAIFEAADEVDASAIAYRSRGGNRIMQFLSGDLSIKLVTGADRPVIALPRTDTDE; encoded by the coding sequence ATGGGCAACCCACACGGCCCCTCGCAAACTGATCTTCTCGCTCACGTTCTCGTTCCGGTCGCAAACGAGGATGATGCCGAGAAGACGGCGATGGCGCTCGAACCGTACGACCCCGATCACGTGACGGCGCTCCACGTCGTCGAAAAGGGGGAGGGAGTGCCGGACAAAACGCCCGTCGAGCAATCCGAGGAACTGGCCGCGGAATCGTACGCCGCCGTCCGCAGGGTGTTTCCCGACGCTGACGATCACACGGCCTACGCTCGGGATATCGTGGGTGCGATCTTTGAGGCTGCCGACGAGGTAGACGCGAGCGCCATCGCGTATCGCTCCCGCGGTGGAAACCGGATCATGCAGTTTCTGTCGGGTGATCTCTCGATCAAGCTCGTTACCGGAGCCGACCGCCCCGTCATCGCACTGCCGCGGACGGATACGGACGAGTGA
- a CDS encoding potassium channel family protein: MYLIVIGAGDIGSYLIERAIGDGNDVVVIEQDEERASAASAQYDCLVLHDDARNHDTLRDAEIDRADAVISTTDIDATNIMVMLLAEEHGVPNLVSVVHDPENLPVFEKIGATLIENPQHLIADHLYHSVRYPSVSDFIELDDSTELVELTVTEDAPMSDQRLNTALESGSLPEGALVVALERDGTIRAPRGDTRIRAGDKVTVFTDDASLADAVAAFTGNHK, encoded by the coding sequence ATGTATCTGATCGTTATTGGTGCAGGGGATATCGGTTCGTATCTGATCGAACGCGCGATAGGTGACGGGAACGACGTCGTGGTCATCGAGCAGGATGAAGAACGAGCGAGCGCCGCATCGGCGCAGTACGACTGTCTCGTCCTGCACGACGACGCGCGAAACCACGACACGCTCAGGGACGCGGAGATCGATCGTGCGGACGCCGTCATCTCCACGACGGACATCGATGCGACCAACATCATGGTGATGTTGCTCGCGGAGGAACACGGCGTCCCGAACCTCGTGAGCGTGGTTCACGATCCCGAAAACCTCCCCGTCTTCGAGAAGATCGGCGCGACTCTGATCGAGAATCCACAACATCTGATCGCTGATCACCTCTATCACTCCGTCCGGTATCCGAGCGTCAGTGACTTCATCGAACTGGACGATAGCACCGAACTGGTGGAACTAACCGTCACCGAAGACGCGCCGATGAGTGATCAACGCCTCAATACAGCGCTGGAATCGGGGAGCCTTCCCGAGGGGGCTCTCGTCGTTGCACTCGAACGAGACGGGACGATCCGAGCGCCGAGGGGTGACACGAGAATACGGGCAGGTGATAAGGTGACGGTATTCACTGACGATGCCTCGCTGGCCGACGCGGTTGCAGCGTTTACCGGCAATCATAAATGA
- a CDS encoding TrkH family potassium uptake protein, whose product MRLQYPTVGRDLGRILQVVSLMLLVSILVAAINGEFYAAPAFVISAVVVGGLGIALARQFRAAPDSGKLEAMVTAATAWGAVGVLGGLPFLLIAWTIALDPYPTWMNTPPTTETVAAFRHPLNGIFESTSGFTSTGLTMAAVEEDLPRSLQWWRSFTEWIGGVGVIVLTVAVLARPGSGSLTLYESEARSEKIHPSVVSTVTEIWKIYLGITVAGILLFVAAGMPLWGAINHAMTGISTGGFSIHADSIGYYGSPLIEYAVVPVMVAGSIAFPIHYLILKGEVRNFYADIQTRWVFIWFTAGTIVLTALLSANGQYDTIEETFRIALFQFVSATSNAGFGTTTIGSGTERVWTAGTTLLLCLGMLTGAAAGSTVGGLKLIRVLILLKGTVWQIRSVFVPNSAVRHLQLGKRTLNQNQVEREYTEAAVVFVLWVLFLMVGVAVFLWSVSPAYPVEYVIFEVMSAQSTVGLDAGITGPDMPDAAKAMLIFNMWVGRLEIIPVAVLLGTVFQRLDLYA is encoded by the coding sequence ATGAGGCTCCAGTATCCGACAGTGGGGCGGGATCTGGGTCGAATCCTGCAGGTCGTCTCGCTAATGCTGCTCGTCTCGATACTGGTTGCCGCAATCAACGGGGAATTCTACGCGGCCCCTGCGTTCGTCATCTCCGCCGTGGTGGTGGGCGGTCTCGGTATCGCACTCGCCCGACAGTTTCGAGCGGCCCCGGACTCCGGGAAACTCGAGGCGATGGTCACGGCGGCCACCGCGTGGGGGGCGGTCGGCGTGCTGGGCGGACTCCCATTTCTGCTCATCGCGTGGACGATCGCGCTGGACCCGTACCCGACCTGGATGAATACACCCCCGACGACCGAGACGGTTGCCGCCTTTCGCCACCCACTGAACGGAATCTTCGAGAGCACGAGCGGCTTTACCAGCACCGGGTTGACGATGGCCGCGGTCGAGGAGGACCTGCCGCGATCGCTGCAGTGGTGGCGATCGTTCACCGAGTGGATCGGCGGAGTCGGGGTCATCGTGCTGACCGTCGCGGTCCTCGCTCGCCCTGGCAGTGGGTCCCTGACGCTCTACGAGAGCGAAGCGCGCTCCGAGAAAATCCACCCGAGCGTCGTCTCGACGGTCACGGAGATCTGGAAGATCTACCTCGGAATTACAGTCGCAGGAATTCTGCTCTTTGTCGCGGCTGGAATGCCGCTGTGGGGGGCGATCAATCACGCGATGACCGGGATTTCCACCGGTGGGTTCTCGATTCACGCGGATTCGATCGGTTATTACGGAAGTCCGCTGATCGAGTACGCGGTCGTTCCGGTGATGGTCGCCGGAAGTATCGCGTTCCCGATCCACTACCTGATTCTCAAAGGCGAAGTGCGGAACTTCTACGCCGACATCCAGACCCGGTGGGTATTCATCTGGTTCACCGCCGGAACGATCGTCCTGACGGCGCTCCTCTCGGCCAACGGGCAGTACGACACGATCGAGGAGACGTTCCGGATCGCGCTGTTCCAGTTCGTCTCCGCGACGTCGAACGCCGGGTTCGGGACGACGACGATCGGAAGCGGAACCGAACGGGTCTGGACGGCCGGGACGACGCTGCTGCTCTGTCTGGGAATGCTCACCGGAGCCGCGGCAGGATCAACGGTCGGCGGCCTCAAACTCATCCGTGTCCTTATACTGCTCAAGGGCACTGTGTGGCAGATCAGAAGCGTCTTCGTACCGAACAGTGCGGTTCGACACCTTCAGCTGGGAAAACGGACGCTCAATCAGAACCAGGTCGAGCGAGAGTACACGGAGGCAGCGGTCGTGTTCGTTCTCTGGGTACTCTTTCTCATGGTTGGCGTCGCCGTGTTTTTGTGGTCCGTCTCACCGGCCTACCCGGTCGAGTACGTGATTTTCGAGGTGATGAGCGCACAGAGTACCGTCGGCCTCGACGCCGGTATCACCGGACCCGACATGCCCGACGCAGCAAAGGCAATGCTGATATTTAATATGTGGGTCGGGAGGCTAGAGATCATCCCGGTGGCTGTGCTGTTGGGTACTGTCTTCCAACGGCTCGACCTCTACGCGTGA
- a CDS encoding glycosyltransferase family 2 protein codes for MYQGATVGVVLPAYNEEGFVGDVIREMPASVDRIYAIDDRSTDGTWDEILEAARDDATTTTDDSEDADQIVADGGTSALEARARVHESVGRVVPIQHRENRGAGGAIKTGYLAALADGVDATVTVDADGQMDLSQMPRLLDPIVEDEADYAKGNRLLSAEYRAAMPRFRFVGNAILSFLTKIAAGYWKTMDPQNGYTAISHDALAAIEVENLYEYYGYCNDLLVKLNVRGMRVADVAMPAVYGEEESSIAYSEYVPKVSVMLLRNFLWRLRTKYLVLDFHPLALFYLVGAGTAAIGVFGALLTLLTALSAIGAPMVQGSTSLLLFLAGLGFLLFAMAFDMAESEHLETQVQ; via the coding sequence ATGTATCAGGGCGCGACCGTCGGCGTCGTGCTGCCCGCCTACAACGAGGAAGGCTTCGTCGGCGACGTGATCCGCGAGATGCCCGCGTCCGTCGATCGAATCTACGCGATCGACGATCGATCGACGGACGGTACCTGGGACGAGATTCTCGAGGCGGCGCGCGACGACGCGACAACGACGACCGACGACTCCGAGGACGCGGACCAGATCGTGGCCGACGGCGGCACGTCCGCCCTCGAAGCGCGGGCACGCGTCCACGAATCCGTCGGACGAGTCGTCCCGATCCAGCACCGGGAGAACCGCGGCGCGGGCGGCGCGATCAAGACCGGCTATCTCGCTGCGCTCGCCGACGGCGTCGACGCGACGGTCACGGTCGACGCGGACGGGCAGATGGACCTCTCCCAGATGCCGCGGCTGCTCGACCCGATCGTCGAGGACGAGGCCGATTACGCGAAAGGCAACCGGCTCCTCTCGGCGGAGTACCGGGCGGCGATGCCGCGGTTCCGGTTCGTCGGGAACGCGATCCTGTCGTTTCTGACGAAGATCGCCGCCGGCTACTGGAAGACGATGGATCCCCAGAACGGATACACGGCGATCTCACACGACGCGCTCGCGGCGATCGAGGTCGAGAACCTCTACGAGTACTACGGCTACTGTAACGATCTGCTGGTGAAGCTGAACGTCCGCGGGATGCGCGTCGCCGACGTGGCGATGCCGGCCGTCTACGGCGAGGAGGAGTCGAGCATCGCGTACTCGGAGTACGTCCCGAAGGTCTCGGTCATGCTGCTGCGGAACTTCCTGTGGCGACTGCGGACGAAGTACCTCGTGCTCGATTTCCACCCGCTCGCGCTGTTCTACCTCGTCGGGGCCGGGACGGCCGCGATCGGCGTATTTGGCGCGCTACTGACGCTGCTGACGGCGCTCTCGGCGATCGGCGCGCCGATGGTTCAGGGGTCGACGAGCCTGCTGCTTTTCCTCGCGGGACTCGGGTTCCTGCTGTTCGCGATGGCGTTCGACATGGCCGAGAGCGAACACCTCGAAACGCAGGTCCAGTAG